TGGAGAAGCCGCTGGCGCTGCTGGCGCAGAAGGCGCGCGCCATCGGCATCCACCTGATCCTGGCCACGCAGCGCCCGTCGGTGAACGTGATCACGGGGCTGATCAAGGCCAACTTCCCCAGCCGTATCGCCTTCCGCGTGTCGAGCAAGGTGGACAGCCGCACCATCCTGGACCAGAACGGCGCCGATGCGCTGCTCGGAAACGGCGACATGCTGCTGATGCCGCCGGCCAGCAACGAGCCGGTCCGCATCCAGGGCGCGTACCTGTCGACGGACGAAACCGAGGCGCTGATGGCCTGGTACCGCGAGCAGGCGCAGCTTCGCCGGCAGGAGGCGCTGGAGCGCGGGATGGACCCGTCGCACGTGGTCGAGGCCAACATCCTGGACGAGGTGCGGGCGCAGGAAGACACGGGCGAGCTGGAGGCCGACGAGGAGCCGGGCGAGCGCGACAAGCTGTTCCGCACGGCCGCGGAGCTGTGCATCCAGCACCAGGGCGGCAGCACCTCGCTCCTGCAGCGGCGGATGCGCATCGGCTACGGCCGCGCGGCGCGCATCATGGACCAACTGGAAAAAGCCGGCATCCTGGGCCCGCCCGACGGCTCCAAGCCGCGCGACGTGCTGGTGGACTTCGCCCAACTGGAATCCATCTGCGGCGCGGAGTAGCGCCCCTTTCTCTCGCGAAACCCAGGGCCGCCTTCGGGTGGCCCTGGCCGTTCCTGGGCGGTCCGGTCCATGCTTCGTGATGTCCACGGCCTCGTCACCGATCGACGGGCCGCACGACGGGACACCGGGGGAGGAAGGGTGCAGACCAGCGAAGCAGCGGTAAGCCTGTCGGAGGTGCTTTCGGCGCTGTCGCACGCGCTGGACCTGACGGAGGGGCAGCCGCAGGGGCACACCCTGCGCACCTGCGCCATCGGCATGCGGCTGGGCGAAGAGGCGGGGTTGGATGCCGAGGCGCGCTCGGCACTGTACTATGCCCTGCTGCTGAAGGACGCGGGCTGCTCCAGCAACGCGCAGCGCTTCGCCTCGCTCTTCGGCACGGCCGACCAGCGCGGCAAGTACCAGATGAAGCTCACCGACTGGCACCACCGCGGGCGGCTGGCCCTGCGGACGGCGGCAACGGCGGGCGCGGGGCGGCCGCTCTGGGCGCGGGTGAAGCACTTCGCCCGGATCGCCCAGGAAGACGACCTCACCCGCGACCTCATCCAGATCCGCTGCGACCGCGGCGCGAGCATCGCGCTCCAACTCGGCTTTCCGCCGCAAACGGCCGAGGCCATCCGCTCCCTCGACGAGCACTGGTGCGGCAAGGGCTACCCGGAGGGAAAGCGCGGCCACGAGATCCCGCTCCTGGCGCGCATCGCCAACCTGGCGCAGTGCGTGGAGATCTTTCACGCCCGCGACGGCCGGCGCGGCGCGCTTCGTGTCGCCCGCCAGCGGCGCGGAACGTGGTTCGATCCAGACCTCGTCGACGTACTGCTGGGCTGGGGTCGAGACGAGGCGTGGTGGAGCGAGCTTCGCCAGCCGCACATCCTGGAGCGTGTCGTCGCGGAGGAGCCGCGCGACCGCAGGCGCGGAGCCGACGAGGAGATGCTCAACACGGTCGCCGGCGCCTTCGCCGACATTGTCGACGCCAAGTCGCCCTACACGTTCCGCCACTCCACGAACGTGGCGATGTACGCGGTGCGGATGGGGGAGGAGATGGGCCTGGAGGACGCGGACCTGCGCCGGCTGCACCTGGGCGGGCTGCTTCACGACATCGGCAAGCTGGGCGTCAGCAGCCGCATCCTGGAAAAACCCGGTCGCCTGGATGACGAAGAGCGCAGGGAAATCGAGCGCCACCCGCTGCACACGTGGGCGATCCTGTCGCGTGTGGGCGCCTTCCAGGGATTCGCGCGGATGTCGGCGCTCCACCACGAAAAGCTGGATGGCAGCGGCTATCCCTGGGGCGTCGGTGCCGACGAGCTCGAGCCCGCGGCGCGCATCCTGGCCGTGGCCGACATCTACGAAGCGCTCACGGCCGACCGCCCGTACCGCGCGGGGATGACACCGGACGCCGCGCTCGCCATCCTGCGAAAGGATGCGGGGCCACGCCTGTGCCCCAACGCGGTGGACGCCCTGTCGCGCCTGGGCTGAACCCGGAGAAAAGGCGATGCGGGCAGAAGAGATCCTGGAGGCGAGCGTGTACGCGTCGGACCTGGACGCGGCGGAGCGCTTCTACACGAGCGTGTTGGGGCTGGAGGTGATGCAGCGGGTGGAGGGCCGGCACGTGTTCTTTCGCTGCGGCGCACGGGTGCTGCTGGTCTTCAACCCCGAACGCACGCGGGAAGGCGCGGTGGTTCCCGGCCACGGCAGCGAGGGCCCGGGACACGTATGCTTCGCCATGCGCGAGCAGGAGATCGATGCATGGCGCGAGCGCCTGCGGGCTGCCGGCGTGCCCATCGAGACGGAGCACAGGTGGCCAAGCGGCGGCTTCTCGCTGTACTTCCGCGATCCGGCGGGCAATAGCCTGGAACTCGGGACCCCCCGCATCTGGACGATCGACGAAGAGGACGTGTTCGGGGTGGGGAAGGGGGGATGACCCACTCCCAGGGTACCC
This region of Longimicrobium sp. genomic DNA includes:
- a CDS encoding HD-GYP domain-containing protein, which codes for MQTSEAAVSLSEVLSALSHALDLTEGQPQGHTLRTCAIGMRLGEEAGLDAEARSALYYALLLKDAGCSSNAQRFASLFGTADQRGKYQMKLTDWHHRGRLALRTAATAGAGRPLWARVKHFARIAQEDDLTRDLIQIRCDRGASIALQLGFPPQTAEAIRSLDEHWCGKGYPEGKRGHEIPLLARIANLAQCVEIFHARDGRRGALRVARQRRGTWFDPDLVDVLLGWGRDEAWWSELRQPHILERVVAEEPRDRRRGADEEMLNTVAGAFADIVDAKSPYTFRHSTNVAMYAVRMGEEMGLEDADLRRLHLGGLLHDIGKLGVSSRILEKPGRLDDEERREIERHPLHTWAILSRVGAFQGFARMSALHHEKLDGSGYPWGVGADELEPAARILAVADIYEALTADRPYRAGMTPDAALAILRKDAGPRLCPNAVDALSRLG
- a CDS encoding VOC family protein, whose protein sequence is MRAEEILEASVYASDLDAAERFYTSVLGLEVMQRVEGRHVFFRCGARVLLVFNPERTREGAVVPGHGSEGPGHVCFAMREQEIDAWRERLRAAGVPIETEHRWPSGGFSLYFRDPAGNSLELGTPRIWTIDEEDVFGVGKGG